Proteins encoded within one genomic window of Thunnus albacares chromosome 13, fThuAlb1.1, whole genome shotgun sequence:
- the LOC122995800 gene encoding olfactory receptor 2AT4-like, which produces MSFLRTVLNNSVIIHPPGFYIIGFQTFPYISVYFIFIAFVYVVTLLFNSLVIYVIAFNHCLHTPKFLAVVNLAVIDLILNTCTIPSMIKIFLIEDNFIPFNLCLLQMFVYYTCASLESYALAILAYDRLIAICFPLRQNSINTVRSMCCIVGLTWSSALGVTAFSVGIMTRLSFCNSVRVFSYFCDYAPVFRLACNDYTMQWFAASFLTVLLLVGPFTFILLSYVSILVTVFKMKSLDSRVKALATCVEHLILVAVFYIPLITIFTIGFYLRLIDPDQRVLSLSLASCIPPCINPVVYSLKTKEIKIRAVALFRKIKIGTQQTHQHKNYTFNINKTWQ; this is translated from the coding sequence ATGTCTTTTCTCAGGACTGTTTTAAACAACTCTGTCATCATTCATCCTCCGGGCTTCTATATCATCGGATTTCAAACATTTCCTTACATCAGTGTCTACTTCATCTTTATAGCATTTGTTTATGTAGTTACACTGCTATTCAATAGTTTGGTGATCTACGTAATTGCTTTTAATCATTGTTTACACACCCCAAAATTTTTGGCTGTTGTCAATCTCGCAGTAATTGATTTAATCCTAAACACATGCACTATTCCCAGCATGATAAAGATATTTCTAATTGAGGACAACTTTATTCCATTCAACTTATGCTTGTTACAAATGTTTGTCTACTATACTTGTGCATCGTTGGAGTCATATGCGCTGGCAATACTTGCCTACGACAGGTTGATTGCAATATGTTTCCCTCTGCGGCAAAACTCCATCAACACTGTGCGGAGCATGTGTTGTATTGTCGGCCTGACTTGGTCTTCTGCTTTGGGAGTTACAGCATTTTCAGTGGGTATAATGACTCGACTGTCTTTTTGTAATTCTGTCAGAGTGTTCAGCTATTTCTGTGACTATGCACCTGTGTTTAGACTGGCCTGTAATGATTACACAATGCAGTGGTTTGCAGCTTCATTTCTCACTGTTTTGCTCCTTGTAGGACCCTTTACTTTCATTCTTCTGTCCTATGTCAGCATCCTGGTGACTGTGTTCAAGATGAAATCACTGGACAGTCGGGTGAAAGCTCTGGCCACTTGTGTTGAGCATCTCATCCTTGTGGCTGTATTTTACATTCCACTTATTACCATTTTTACTATCGGGTTTTATCTGCGACTCATTGATCCAGACCAGCGTGTGCTGAGCCTGTCGCTGGCCTCTTGCATCCCACCCTGCATCAATCCTGTTGTATATTCCTTGAAAACTAAAGAGATCAAAATCAGAGCTGTTGCACTGtttagaaaaattaaaattggcacacaacaaacacaccaacataAAAACTATACTTTCAATATTAATAAGACGTGGCAATAA